The sequence CCTGGTACGGCACCCAGGTCCACACCAGGCCGAGGCCCTCCGCCGCGTCCGGCTCGTAGACGGCCCGGTCGAGCGCGCCCGCCAGCACCTTGAGGTAGCCGAAGGAGGAGGTGTCCCACAACTGCCGCGAGATGAGGTCGTGCCGGATGCCGGTGGCCAGCAGCCGCCCGGCCAGCTCGTGGGTCGCGGGCGTGGTCGCCCGGTACCGGAACGAGCCGGTGTCGGTCGCCACACCGGTGTACAGGCAGGTGGCCAGGGACTGGTCCAGCTCGACGCCCAGCCGGCGCAGCAGCTCGTCCACCAGCACGGCGGTGGCCGGGGCCTCCGGGTCGATCAGCTGGTGGGTACCGAACCCGGGATTGGAGGCGTGGTGGTCGAGGACGACCAGCACCGGGGCCGCGAAGGCCTTGTCGTGCAGGAGGCCCAGCCGGCTCTCCGCGGCGACGTCGAAGCAGAGCACCAGCTCGGGGACGTCGGGCACCGCCGAGGCCGGCACGATCAGCTCCTGGCCGGGCAGGAAGGCCAGCGACTCGGGGACGATCTGCGGATCGTCGCCGAACGAGACCCGGACCTCCTTGCCGAGGCCCTTCAGGGCCAGCCCGGCCGCCAGCGCGGAGCCGAGCGCGTCGCCGTCCGGGCAGATGTGGCAGATCAGGTCGATCGAGCGGGCCCGGCCGATCTCGGCGACCACCTGCTGCCACAGCAGCTCGAACCCGCTCTCCTCGGCGCGCGGCCCCGGAAGCACCGCGAGGGCACCCTCCACCGTGTCGGTGGAGGATGCCCCCGTGGTCGAACCGGTACCGGCTGCCGAACCGGCCGCCGCCGGCTCACCCGCCATGACTACTCGTCCTCGTCGTCACGCTCGGACGCCGGAACCTTGTACGGGTCCGCGTCGCCGGCGAAGGTCGCGCCCGCGGCGCTGGTGCGCACCGCGGCGTCGATGGCCCGGGCCCGGTCGAGCAGGTCGTCGATGTTCCTGGCGTTCTCCGGCAGGGCGTCCGCGACGAAGGTCAGCGTCGGGGTGAAGCGCACCCCGGTCTGCTTGCCGACCTCGGAGCGGAGCACGCCCTTGGCGCTCTCCAGCGCGGCGGCCGTGGCCTCGCGCTCGGTGTCGTCGCCGAAGACCGTGTAGAAGACGGTGGCCTCGCGCAGGTCCCCGGTCACCCGGGCGTCCGTGATGGTCACGAACCCGAGTCGCGGGTCCTTGATCCGGCGCTCCAGGGTCTGGGCGACGACCACCTGGATGCGGTCGGCGAGCTTGCGCGCCCTTGCGGTGTCGGTCACGTTGCCTCCTCGTGCAGTGGGCCGGGTACTCGGGCGTTGCTGCTCGCCCATCGGGGCCCCTGCCCCAAAGTACCGGCCCGCGCCCAGCCTTGTGGGCGCTCTCGGTCCTGATCTGTGTGAGAACGGCGACTCGCGCCGTCCGCTTCCACAGTTCTCATTCGTCGTCGTCGTTGTGGTAGCGCCTCCTGGCGGAGAGCAGCTGAACCTCGGGGCGGCCGGCGACCAACCGCTCACAGCTGTCCAGGATCTCGGTGACGTACCCGGCTTCGCCGGACACCACCGCGAGACCGATCTCGGCCCGGCGGTGCAGATCCTGGTTCCCGGTCTCGGCAGCGCACACGCTGTACTTGCGCTGCAGTTCGGCCACGATGGGCCGCACGATCGACCGCTTCTCCTTGAGCGAGTGGACGTCGCCCAGCAGCAGGTCGAAGGTGAGTGTTCCCACGAACATGTGTGACAGGTCAGAGCCGACCTGGAAGGCCTCGGGGAGCGGTTCCCGAACGGGACCGCTCCCCGGACCCTACACAGCAGGACCGGGGCCGGTCGACGGAAATACCACCCGTCGACCGGCCCCGGCAGCCACTCGCTTACGCGCGCGGCTTCTCGCGCATCTCGTAGGTCTCGATGATGTCGTCGACCTTGATGTCGTTGAACGACCCCAGGGTCACACCGGCCTCGAAGCCCTCGCGGACCTCGGTCGCGTCGTCCTTGAAGCGACGCAGACCCTCGATGGTGAGGCTCTCCGCCACGACCTTGCCGTCGCGCAGCAGGCGGGCCTTGGTGTTGCGGCGGATGATGCCGTCGCGGACCAGGACACCGGCGATGTTGCCGAACTTGGAGGAGCGGAAGACCTCGCGGATCTCCGCGGCGCCGAGGCGCACCTCCTCGTACTCCGGCTTGAGCTTGCCCTTGAGGGCGTTCTCGATCTCCTCGATCGCCTGGTAGATGACCGAGTAGTACCGGACGTCCACGCCTTCCTTGTCGGCGGCAGCGCGCGCACGGCCTTCGGCACGCACGTTGAAGCCGATGATGATGGCGTCCGAGCCCATCGCCAGGTCCACGTCGGACTCGGTGATGGCACCCACACCGCGGTGCAGGACCCGGAGCTCGACCTCCTCGCCCACGTCCAGCTTGACGAGGGCGTCCTCGAGGGCTTCCACCGAACCGGAGACGTCACCCTTGATGATGAGGTTGAGCTGCTCGATGGAGCCGGCGGCGATGGCCTTGTCCAGGTCCTCCAGGGACACCCGGACCCGACGCTGCGCGAAGGCGGCGTTGCGGTCGCGGGCCGAGCGCTTCTCGGCGATCTGGCGGGCGGTGCGGTCCTCGTCGACGACGATGAAGCTGTCGCCGGCGCGGGGCACCGAGGTCAGACCGAGCAGCAGCACCGGGCGGGACGGGCCGGCCTCGGCGAGGCTGTTGCCGTTCTCGTCCAGCATCGCGCGGACGCGGCCGTAGGCGTCGCCGACCACGATCGAGTCGCCGACGCGGAGGGTACCGCGCTGCACGAGGACGGTCGCCATGGCACCGCGACCCTTGTCGAGGTGGGCCTCGATGGCGATACCCTGCGCGTCCTGCTCGGGGTTGGCCCGCAGGTCGAGCGAGGCGTCCGCGGTCAGGACCACGGCCTCCAGCAGCTGCTCGATGTTGAGGCCCTGGCGCGCGGAGATGTCGACGAACATGGTGTCGCCGCCGTACTCCTCGGCCACCAGACCGAACTCGGTCAGCTGACCGCGGACCTTCGTCGGGTCGGCGCCCTCGACGTCGATCTTGTTGACGGCGACCACGATCGGCACACCCGCGGCCTTGGCGTGGTTGAGCGCCTCGACCGTCTGCGGCATGACACCGTCGTTGGCCGCGACCACCAGGATCGCGATGTCGGTGGACTTGGCACCACGGGCACGCATGGCGGAGAACGCCTCGTGACCCGGGGTGTCGAGGAAGGTGATCGGGCGGGACTCGCCGTTCACCTCGGTGACCACCTGGTACGCACCGATGTGCTGGGTGATGCCACCGGCCTCGCCGGCCACCACGTTGGACTTGCGGATGGCGTCCAGCAGGCGGGTCTTACCGTGGTCGACGTGACCCATGACGGTGACGACCGGCGGGCGCGGGGCCAGCTGGTCCTCGTCGCCCTCGTTGGCACCGAAGTCGATGTCGAACGACTCCAGCAGCTCGCGGTCCTCGTCGTCCCGGCTGACGATCTCGAGCTGGAAGCCCATCTCGTCGGCCAGCAGCTGCAGCGTCGCGTCGGAGACCGACTGCGTCGCGGTGACCATCTCACCGAGGTTGAACATCACGGAGACGAGCGCGGCCGGGTTGGCGTTGATCTTCTCCGCGAAGTCCATCAGCGAGGCGCCGCTCGACAGGCGAACGGTCTGGCCGTTGCCGCGAGGCAGCATCACACCGCCGACGGACGGGGCCTGCATGGCCTCGTACTCCTGGCGCTTCGCCCGCTTCGACTTGCGACCACGGGCCGGACGGCCACCGGGGCCGCGGCCGAAGGCACCCTGCGTGCCACCACGGGCACCCGGGCCACCGGGACGGCCGCCGAAGCCACCCGGACGCGGACCGAAGCCACCGCCACCGCCGGGGGCACCGCCACCGGGACGGGGGCCGCCGAAGCCGCCACCGGCCGGACGCGAGCCCGGACCGGCCGGACGGCCCTGGAAGCCCGGACGGGCGCCGCCGGCACCCGGACCACCCGGACGGCCACCGGGGCCACCCGGACCACGGCCACCCGGGCCGGGACGCGGGCCCGGACCGGCCGGACGCTGCGGCATCATGCCCGGGTTCGGTCGCGGCATGCCCGACGGGGTCGGACGCGGGCCGGCCGGACGGGGCATGCCGTCGGGACGCGGAGCACCGGCACCGGGGCCACCGGCGCCCGGGGCGCCCTGGCCGCCGGGACGGGGACGGTCGCCACCCGGACGGGGAGCACCGGCACCCGGAGCACCCTGGCCACCCGGACGCGGACGGTCGCCACCGGGACGGGGACGGTCGCCACCCGGACGGGGAGCACCGGCACCCGGAGCACCCTGGCCACCCGGACGCGGACGGTCGCCGCCCGGACGGGGACGGTCGCCGCCCTGGCCGGCCGGAGCACCCGGACGCGCGCCCGGCGCGCCGGGACGACGGTCGCCGGGGCGGGCCATGCCGGTGGCGCTGCCCGAGGTGAACGGGTTGTTGCCCGGACGCGGACCGGCCGGACGCGGGCCCGGACGGGCACCGCTGCCGGCGGCCGGAGCACCGGCGGCGGGGCCGGCGGAACGCGGGGCCTGGGCGGCCGGACGCGCGGCCTCGGCGTCACCGGAGACCGGGGCCGGGGAGGAGAACTCGGCCGCCGGAGCGGCCGGGGCCGCAGCCGCGGGACGCGGCGCCGGGCGCGGGCCCGGTGCCGGAGCACCGGCCGGCCGGGGCGCGGCAGCGGCGGCGGGCGCGGCCGGAGCCGCGGGGGCCGCGGCCGCAGGGGTCGGACGGGGACCGGGGGTCGCGCTGGGGCGCGGACCCGGGGTCGGAGCACCCGGCTTGGGTGCGCCCGCGGCCGGACCGGCCGAGGGCTGGGGCGCCGCGGGCTTCCGCGGGCCCGGCTTGGCAGCAGAGCCACCACCGGTGGGGGCAACGCCAAGCGCGTCAGTCAACTTGCGCACGACCGGCGCCTCGATCGTCGAGGACGCCGAACGGACGAACTCACCCAGCTCGGTGAGCTTGGCCATCACGGCCTTGCTCTCCAAACCGAGCTCCTTGGCGAGCTCGTAAACCCGGACCTTAGCCACTTCACTCCTGTCTATGAGTCCGGGGGTCTCGTCCGCCGGACTGTCGCTACTTCATGGGCGTACCCATCGCGTACTCATCGCGTACTCATCGAGTGCTCATCGCAATCTCGACCTACTTCCACATCGCGAGGTACCTGACTGGTGGCACGACGTACGGCTGCCCGTGCGCCGTGCTTGTTGCGGTGGTTCTCCGCCGCGCTAGCGGCGCGCTGTCACGGGGAGCTGTCGCTCACCCGCTCCTCGATGAACCCGCGGAGCCGCTCGGTGTCGAGCGCGCCCTGGAGCCGGAAGGCCCGGGGGAACGCCCGTCGGCGGACCGCGAGGTCGAGACAGGCCGGTTCGGGGTGCAGATGCGCTCCCCGGCCCGGCAGTGCGCCACGTGGATCGGGGACGCAGACGCCCTCGACCGCCGTGACACGCAACAGCTGGTGCTTGGCCGCGCGCTTGCGGCAGCCCACGCAGGTGCGTTCCGGGCGTGCTCGGACATGCGTCCGGCCAGACGAAGGCAAGTCTACCCCTCCGGAGGGACATGGCGCCGCCCCGCCGATTCCGGGGGAACGGCGGGGGGCTCCGACGACAACGACTACTCGGCCGGGGCCTGCGGCTCGGCGCCCTCGGTGTCCGGCCGGATGTCGATCCGCCAGCCCGTGAGGCGGGCGGCCAGACGGGCGTTCTGCCCCTCCTTGCCGATCGCCAGCGACAGCTGGTAGTCCGGCACGATCACCCGTGCGGAGCGCTGCGCCAGGTCGACGATCTCCACACTCGTCACCCGGGCGGGGGACAGCGCGGCGGCGACCATCTCGCGCGGGTCCTCCGACCAGTCGACGATGTCGATCTTCTCGCCGTGCAGCTCGCCCATCACCGCGCGCACCCGGGCGCCCATC comes from Streptomyces sp. TLI_053 and encodes:
- a CDS encoding bifunctional oligoribonuclease/PAP phosphatase NrnA; protein product: MAGEPAAAGSAAGTGSTTGASSTDTVEGALAVLPGPRAEESGFELLWQQVVAEIGRARSIDLICHICPDGDALGSALAAGLALKGLGKEVRVSFGDDPQIVPESLAFLPGQELIVPASAVPDVPELVLCFDVAAESRLGLLHDKAFAAPVLVVLDHHASNPGFGTHQLIDPEAPATAVLVDELLRRLGVELDQSLATCLYTGVATDTGSFRYRATTPATHELAGRLLATGIRHDLISRQLWDTSSFGYLKVLAGALDRAVYEPDAAEGLGLVWTWVPYQELVLFSVTVEEIEGLIDILRRPAEAEVALVLKQDPDGTLRGSSRSKGAVDVAAACAELGGGGHVYAAGFSAREDVDTVVRRFRTALRVRRD
- the rbfA gene encoding 30S ribosome-binding factor RbfA translates to MTDTARARKLADRIQVVVAQTLERRIKDPRLGFVTITDARVTGDLREATVFYTVFGDDTEREATAAALESAKGVLRSEVGKQTGVRFTPTLTFVADALPENARNIDDLLDRARAIDAAVRTSAAGATFAGDADPYKVPASERDDEDE
- a CDS encoding DUF503 domain-containing protein — protein: MFVGTLTFDLLLGDVHSLKEKRSIVRPIVAELQRKYSVCAAETGNQDLHRRAEIGLAVVSGEAGYVTEILDSCERLVAGRPEVQLLSARRRYHNDDDE
- the infB gene encoding translation initiation factor IF-2, whose protein sequence is MAKVRVYELAKELGLESKAVMAKLTELGEFVRSASSTIEAPVVRKLTDALGVAPTGGGSAAKPGPRKPAAPQPSAGPAAGAPKPGAPTPGPRPSATPGPRPTPAAAAPAAPAAPAAAAAPRPAGAPAPGPRPAPRPAAAAPAAPAAEFSSPAPVSGDAEAARPAAQAPRSAGPAAGAPAAGSGARPGPRPAGPRPGNNPFTSGSATGMARPGDRRPGAPGARPGAPAGQGGDRPRPGGDRPRPGGQGAPGAGAPRPGGDRPRPGGDRPRPGGQGAPGAGAPRPGGDRPRPGGQGAPGAGGPGAGAPRPDGMPRPAGPRPTPSGMPRPNPGMMPQRPAGPGPRPGPGGRGPGGPGGRPGGPGAGGARPGFQGRPAGPGSRPAGGGFGGPRPGGGAPGGGGGFGPRPGGFGGRPGGPGARGGTQGAFGRGPGGRPARGRKSKRAKRQEYEAMQAPSVGGVMLPRGNGQTVRLSSGASLMDFAEKINANPAALVSVMFNLGEMVTATQSVSDATLQLLADEMGFQLEIVSRDDEDRELLESFDIDFGANEGDEDQLAPRPPVVTVMGHVDHGKTRLLDAIRKSNVVAGEAGGITQHIGAYQVVTEVNGESRPITFLDTPGHEAFSAMRARGAKSTDIAILVVAANDGVMPQTVEALNHAKAAGVPIVVAVNKIDVEGADPTKVRGQLTEFGLVAEEYGGDTMFVDISARQGLNIEQLLEAVVLTADASLDLRANPEQDAQGIAIEAHLDKGRGAMATVLVQRGTLRVGDSIVVGDAYGRVRAMLDENGNSLAEAGPSRPVLLLGLTSVPRAGDSFIVVDEDRTARQIAEKRSARDRNAAFAQRRVRVSLEDLDKAIAAGSIEQLNLIIKGDVSGSVEALEDALVKLDVGEEVELRVLHRGVGAITESDVDLAMGSDAIIIGFNVRAEGRARAAADKEGVDVRYYSVIYQAIEEIENALKGKLKPEYEEVRLGAAEIREVFRSSKFGNIAGVLVRDGIIRRNTKARLLRDGKVVAESLTIEGLRRFKDDATEVREGFEAGVTLGSFNDIKVDDIIETYEMREKPRA
- a CDS encoding YlxR family protein — protein: MGCRKRAAKHQLLRVTAVEGVCVPDPRGALPGRGAHLHPEPACLDLAVRRRAFPRAFRLQGALDTERLRGFIEERVSDSSP